Proteins from a single region of Aureibacter tunicatorum:
- the recA gene encoding recombinase RecA has protein sequence MDNREEKLKALKLTIDKLDKEYGKGTVMKLSDERVENLPAISTGSLGLDVALGIGGVPRGRIIEIFGPESSGKTTLSMHCIAEAQKNGGLAAFVDAEHAFDKSYAEKLGIDTDNLLISQPDNGEQALEIAEHLIRSGAIDIIVIDSVAALVPKGELEGDMGDSKMGLQARLMSQALRKLTGAINKTNCTCIFINQLREKIGVMFGNPETTTGGNALKFYASVRLDIRRIGQIKESADNILGNRTKVKVVKNKVAPPFKIVEFDIMYGEGISKVGEILDIGVELGLIKKAGSWFSYQDSKLGQGRDAVKRIIQDNPELMDELESKIRATFSPVEDKAEEEETEKSEA, from the coding sequence ATGGATAATAGAGAAGAAAAACTGAAAGCCCTGAAATTGACCATTGATAAATTGGACAAAGAGTATGGGAAAGGGACTGTGATGAAGCTTAGTGATGAGCGAGTTGAGAACTTGCCGGCCATTTCAACAGGCTCGTTAGGGCTTGATGTTGCGCTTGGCATCGGTGGTGTGCCAAGAGGTAGGATTATTGAGATATTCGGTCCTGAATCATCTGGTAAGACTACGCTTTCCATGCATTGTATCGCAGAGGCGCAGAAAAATGGCGGATTGGCTGCATTTGTGGATGCTGAACACGCTTTTGACAAGTCTTATGCTGAAAAGTTGGGTATAGATACTGATAATTTATTGATCTCGCAACCTGACAATGGGGAGCAAGCCTTGGAGATTGCGGAGCATTTGATCCGTTCTGGAGCGATAGATATTATCGTAATCGACTCAGTGGCTGCTTTGGTGCCAAAAGGAGAGCTTGAAGGCGATATGGGAGACAGTAAGATGGGCTTGCAAGCTCGACTAATGTCTCAAGCTTTGAGAAAGTTGACTGGAGCCATAAATAAGACGAATTGCACTTGCATATTCATTAACCAGCTAAGAGAGAAAATCGGAGTTATGTTTGGCAACCCTGAGACAACAACTGGGGGTAATGCATTGAAGTTTTATGCTTCTGTTCGTTTGGACATCAGAAGAATTGGCCAGATCAAGGAAAGCGCTGATAACATACTTGGTAATAGAACTAAGGTGAAAGTTGTAAAAAATAAAGTAGCGCCTCCTTTTAAGATAGTGGAGTTTGATATTATGTACGGAGAGGGGATTTCTAAAGTAGGAGAGATCCTTGATATAGGAGTGGAGCTTGGCTTGATTAAAAAGGCCGGATCATGGTTTTCTTACCAAGACAGCAAGTTAGGTCAGGGTAGAGATGCTGTGAAACGAATTATTCAGGACAATCCTGAGTTAATGGATGAATTGGAAAGCAAAATCAGAGCGACGTTTTCTCCAGTAGAGGATAAGGCTGAAGAAGAGGAGACTGAGAAAAGCGAAGCTTGA
- a CDS encoding sodium-dependent transporter, whose protein sequence is MIKNRDGFSSKLGVIAAAAGSAVGLGNIWKFPYVAGQNGGAAFILIYLLFTFLVALPVLLSAFVMGRSTGKNAVGAFKSVSPRGAWKYVGLFGILAALLLISFYGVVAGWTTEYVYLALTNQLNLGTAEAYQHLFESRVANPESSIFWLAIFLAFTVLIVISGVKNGIEKYAKLLMPLLFALLLVLAFRSITLDGADKGIDFLLNPDFSKLSAEAVLSALGQAFFSLSVGIGTMVIYGSYIRKDVNLQVTASEIALADVAIAILSGLAIFPAVFAYNVSPSAGPGLVFITLPQVFQYMPAGYFFSLSFFVLLFVAALTSSISMLEVLVSFFVEEYDMRRKRVAISISLVIIVLGSICALSNNLLADVKLFGLSIFDLFDYIVTNLAMPIGSFTILVFVGWRMDQNIVKEELGLGKRINQMGYNAIMFLVKFVAPSAVLIIFLNGIGLLG, encoded by the coding sequence ATGATAAAAAATAGAGACGGGTTTTCATCGAAACTAGGGGTGATTGCCGCGGCGGCTGGTTCCGCTGTAGGATTGGGTAATATCTGGAAATTTCCATATGTGGCAGGTCAAAATGGAGGAGCTGCATTCATATTGATATATTTGCTGTTTACATTTTTGGTGGCTTTGCCGGTATTGCTTTCGGCTTTTGTTATGGGACGTTCCACTGGCAAGAATGCTGTGGGTGCTTTCAAGTCTGTATCACCTCGAGGCGCTTGGAAATATGTGGGGCTGTTTGGAATTTTAGCGGCTTTGCTATTGATATCATTTTATGGCGTGGTAGCTGGCTGGACGACCGAGTATGTTTATCTGGCATTGACAAATCAATTGAACTTGGGAACGGCGGAAGCTTACCAACATTTGTTTGAAAGCAGAGTGGCTAATCCTGAAAGCTCTATTTTTTGGCTGGCGATATTTTTGGCTTTTACCGTGCTGATTGTTATTTCAGGTGTTAAAAATGGCATTGAAAAATACGCGAAGTTGTTAATGCCTTTATTATTCGCGCTTTTGCTAGTGTTGGCATTCCGCTCAATAACGCTTGATGGAGCTGATAAAGGGATAGATTTTTTATTGAATCCTGATTTTTCAAAGCTTTCCGCAGAGGCTGTGCTTTCGGCTTTGGGACAGGCGTTCTTTTCTTTGAGTGTTGGTATCGGAACTATGGTGATTTATGGATCTTATATTCGTAAAGATGTCAATTTGCAAGTTACAGCAAGTGAGATAGCATTAGCGGATGTTGCCATCGCTATATTGTCGGGCTTGGCAATCTTCCCTGCTGTATTTGCTTACAATGTTAGTCCATCAGCGGGTCCTGGATTAGTATTTATCACGCTTCCTCAGGTGTTTCAATATATGCCTGCGGGTTACTTTTTTTCATTGTCATTTTTTGTGTTGCTTTTTGTCGCTGCTTTGACTTCTTCTATTTCAATGCTTGAAGTGTTGGTGTCATTTTTTGTGGAAGAGTATGATATGAGAAGAAAAAGAGTAGCTATATCGATTTCATTGGTGATAATAGTATTGGGAAGCATTTGCGCTTTGTCCAATAACTTATTGGCGGATGTGAAATTGTTTGGATTGTCAATTTTCGATCTGTTTGATTATATCGTTACCAATTTAGCTATGCCAATAGGAAGCTTTACGATTCTAGTCTTTGTAGGCTGGAGAATGGATCAAAATATAGTGAAGGAAGAGCTTGGACTAGGCAAGCGAATTAACCAAATGGGATACAATGCAATTATGTTTTTGGTGAAGTTCGTAGCGCCATCAGCGGTGCTGATCATTTTCTTGAATGGCATAGGTTTGCTTGGTTAA
- a CDS encoding efflux transporter outer membrane subunit → MKHCKYLIYFILFGFTLLGCKIGRNYQRPEMPIPATWDNETDSLSNLADMAWWELYQDTVLQELINQALVQNQSALIAMARIEEAAGLRRVAASPLFPQIGAKLTYETEGEVNSEGKTKTTDTYEGYATVLWELDIWGKYRRANEAARAELLSTSENYKAVIISLVSNVAQAYFELLDLDNRIEITQGTIVARKEAERIAKLRFEGGLSNEVGLIQAQLELARTEAVLPKLQEQLVFKRNEISILLGVPPQEIPRGESLNSQNIPVSPIVPAGIPSELINRRPDVASSEQLLIAANASVGVAQGNMLPSLALSTGDIGLSSNSIDKFLQATYWDFLAGLTAPIFNGGRLKGNLVAAKARHEQALQGYKQVVLLAFEDVSNSLVRHYKAIEIRQAQEKVNESSAAYLQIANIQYFNGYINYLDVLDAQRRQFDAELELSISVRDELISSVLLYKSLGGGWNPVEPEQSEQ, encoded by the coding sequence ATGAAACACTGCAAATATTTAATATATTTCATCCTTTTCGGGTTCACTTTATTGGGGTGCAAGATTGGAAGGAATTATCAAAGACCTGAAATGCCAATCCCTGCTACTTGGGACAATGAAACGGACAGTCTCTCCAATCTAGCTGACATGGCTTGGTGGGAACTTTATCAAGACACTGTTCTTCAAGAATTAATCAACCAAGCGCTTGTTCAGAATCAAAGCGCCTTGATCGCAATGGCAAGAATCGAAGAAGCCGCTGGGTTAAGAAGAGTCGCTGCCAGTCCATTATTTCCACAAATTGGTGCTAAGCTGACTTATGAAACTGAAGGAGAAGTTAATTCCGAAGGAAAGACTAAGACGACCGATACTTATGAAGGCTATGCGACCGTGCTTTGGGAGCTTGACATTTGGGGCAAATATCGAAGAGCGAATGAAGCCGCCCGAGCAGAGTTACTAAGCACTAGTGAAAACTACAAAGCGGTCATCATTTCACTTGTCAGCAACGTGGCACAGGCATATTTCGAGCTTTTGGATCTTGACAATAGAATTGAGATCACTCAAGGAACCATTGTCGCAAGAAAAGAAGCTGAACGTATAGCAAAATTAAGGTTTGAGGGAGGGTTAAGCAATGAAGTAGGATTGATACAGGCACAGCTTGAACTCGCAAGAACTGAAGCTGTACTTCCAAAGCTTCAAGAGCAACTGGTATTTAAACGAAATGAAATCAGCATTCTATTAGGCGTGCCTCCTCAAGAAATTCCTCGAGGAGAATCGCTCAATAGCCAAAACATTCCCGTTAGCCCAATTGTTCCCGCAGGCATACCTTCTGAGTTAATTAACAGAAGGCCTGATGTTGCAAGCTCTGAACAATTATTAATAGCTGCCAATGCCAGTGTTGGTGTGGCGCAAGGCAATATGCTGCCTAGCTTGGCTCTATCAACAGGCGACATAGGCTTGAGCAGCAATTCTATTGACAAATTTCTACAAGCCACATACTGGGATTTCCTTGCAGGTCTTACAGCTCCAATTTTCAATGGAGGCAGATTAAAAGGAAATCTTGTCGCTGCCAAAGCAAGGCACGAACAAGCTCTTCAAGGTTACAAGCAGGTAGTGCTGCTCGCTTTCGAAGATGTCTCAAACTCCCTTGTTAGGCATTACAAGGCCATAGAAATTCGCCAAGCTCAAGAAAAAGTCAACGAATCCTCCGCTGCATATCTTCAAATCGCCAATATCCAGTATTTCAATGGATACATAAACTATTTGGACGTGCTAGATGCGCAAAGAAGGCAATTTGACGCTGAGTTAGAGCTTAGTATTTCTGTCAGAGATGAATTGATTTCTTCCGTGCTTCTGTACAAATCCTTGGGAGGCGGTTGGAATCCTGTAGAACCTGAGCAAAGCGAGCAATAG
- a CDS encoding efflux RND transporter periplasmic adaptor subunit → MKIKQIKPGYISSLLIFTLALLFMQCNKGKKMPPPPIVATSKVALEDIKFYGDYVGRTQASLSVQIRARVNGFLEKRLFEEGTKVHKGQLLYVIDKRPYQAAVIKSEAQLSEAKVELDIAQRHLNRIKPLFEQNAASRLDLDNAIARKETAEAKVEIAKADLDQTKLELSFTDIRSPLDGYIGASKVDIGGLVGSQGQSLLNVVVQTDPMFVNFNMTALDYLSSQRRLNSSSDSIPVKDVVSITLPDNTTYEYKGDLNFTAPEVDPKTGTYAVRGVVANPSNILLPGQPTTVKLLRDIQFNTVVIPNKAMEIAEGGAFVYVVKSDSTVERRFIETGVQFQNSTTIKRGLFPNETIVVEGIQKLTPGQRVKALNEQQYQELIYNEEKQ, encoded by the coding sequence ATGAAAATAAAACAAATAAAACCAGGCTATATCAGTAGTCTACTCATATTTACTTTAGCTCTGCTTTTCATGCAATGCAATAAAGGCAAAAAAATGCCGCCACCTCCAATAGTAGCGACTTCAAAGGTAGCTCTTGAGGATATCAAATTTTATGGAGATTATGTGGGAAGAACACAAGCCTCTCTCTCGGTTCAAATAAGAGCGAGGGTTAATGGCTTTTTGGAGAAAAGACTCTTCGAAGAAGGCACAAAAGTACATAAAGGCCAGTTGCTTTATGTTATTGACAAACGACCTTATCAAGCTGCCGTTATCAAATCCGAAGCCCAATTATCGGAAGCTAAAGTGGAATTAGATATCGCTCAAAGGCATTTGAACAGAATAAAGCCGCTGTTTGAGCAAAACGCTGCCAGTCGTCTGGATTTGGATAATGCTATTGCCAGAAAAGAAACAGCTGAAGCCAAAGTGGAAATCGCTAAAGCCGATCTTGACCAAACTAAATTAGAATTGAGCTTTACTGATATCAGATCTCCCCTTGATGGATATATCGGAGCTTCAAAAGTAGATATCGGAGGACTTGTAGGCTCCCAAGGGCAATCTTTGCTCAATGTTGTTGTGCAAACCGACCCGATGTTTGTCAATTTCAATATGACAGCGCTGGATTACTTAAGTTCGCAAAGAAGATTGAATTCAAGCAGCGATTCCATACCAGTAAAGGATGTGGTATCCATTACACTGCCTGATAATACGACATACGAATACAAAGGAGATTTGAACTTCACCGCGCCAGAAGTAGACCCCAAAACAGGAACATATGCTGTAAGAGGTGTGGTAGCAAACCCAAGCAATATTCTTCTGCCCGGACAGCCTACAACAGTGAAACTATTAAGAGATATTCAGTTCAATACGGTTGTGATTCCTAACAAAGCAATGGAAATCGCTGAGGGTGGCGCATTTGTATATGTTGTGAAATCAGATTCTACGGTAGAGCGAAGGTTTATCGAAACAGGCGTCCAATTTCAAAACAGCACAACCATTAAAAGAGGGTTATTTCCTAACGAAACTATCGTAGTGGAAGGAATCCAAAAGCTCACTCCAGGCCAAAGAGTAAAAGCCCTGAATGAGCAACAATATCAAGAATTAATTTACAACGAAGAAAAGCAATAG
- a CDS encoding NAD(P)H-dependent oxidoreductase — MSGIIFLGTARKKGNTHQVAKLLAEETGFEFRDLSEYTVGPYDYEYNNSEDDFIALAEEMVKYDKIVLASPVYWYTMSAQLKAFIDRFSDLVRVRKDLGRALEDKKMYVLSCGSGDFCPEHFTEPFKYSANYLNMNFQNHLHTWGEKDGRPISEEIVERVKEYALKIK, encoded by the coding sequence ATGAGTGGTATAATTTTTTTAGGAACAGCAAGGAAAAAAGGAAATACGCATCAAGTAGCGAAATTGTTGGCAGAGGAAACCGGTTTTGAATTTAGGGATCTTAGCGAGTATACAGTAGGTCCTTATGACTATGAGTACAACAACTCTGAAGATGATTTTATAGCATTGGCCGAGGAAATGGTTAAGTATGATAAGATCGTTTTGGCATCTCCTGTGTATTGGTATACAATGAGCGCTCAGCTTAAGGCTTTTATAGATAGATTTTCTGACTTGGTAAGAGTGAGGAAGGATCTAGGCAGAGCTTTGGAGGATAAAAAGATGTATGTGCTAAGCTGCGGATCTGGAGATTTTTGTCCTGAACATTTTACAGAGCCGTTTAAGTATTCGGCAAATTATCTTAACATGAACTTTCAAAATCACCTTCATACATGGGGGGAAAAAGACGGACGTCCAATATCCGAGGAGATTGTCGAAAGAGTTAAGGAATACGCGTTGAAAATCAAGTAA
- a CDS encoding ABC-F family ATP-binding cassette domain-containing protein yields the protein MISVSNLSLKFGKRTLFDDVNIKFTPGNCYGVIGANGAGKSTFLKILSGDVDATTGQVSITPGERMAVLKQNHYEFDEFPVLETVLRGHSDLWRVMAEKDAIYAKPDFSEEDGIKASELEAEFAEMDGWNAESDAAGLLSGLGIKEDDHYKLMKDLNGKQKVRVLLAQAIFGNPDILILDEPTNDLDVETITWLEDFLLDFKNTVIVVSHDRHFLDTVCSHIVDIDFSKINIHTGNYTFWYESSQLALKQRADQNKKMEEKRKELQTFIERFSANAAKSKQATSRRKLLDKLNLDEIKPSSRKYPGIIFKQEREAGDQILEVEDLSASLDGVKLFDKVEFRLNKGDKVGLISKNKLAVSALYEILNGRQEAETGYYKWGQTITHSYLPVDNSEYFEGVDDNLIDWLRQYSEEKDEAFVRGFLGRMLFTGEETLKSAQVLSGGEKVRCMVSKMMLQSPNFLMLDEPTNHLDLESITAFNNSLKDYDGSLIISSHDHEFMQTVANRIIELTPNGIIDKHMSYDDYIADSEVQSRREAMYK from the coding sequence ATGATTTCAGTATCTAATCTTTCGCTTAAGTTTGGAAAGCGAACGCTCTTTGATGATGTTAATATCAAGTTCACGCCTGGGAATTGCTATGGTGTGATTGGAGCCAATGGAGCCGGCAAGTCTACATTTTTGAAAATATTGTCTGGCGATGTAGATGCAACTACAGGTCAAGTGTCGATCACTCCTGGTGAGCGTATGGCGGTATTGAAGCAGAACCACTATGAGTTTGACGAGTTTCCGGTATTGGAAACAGTATTAAGAGGTCATAGTGACCTGTGGAGAGTGATGGCGGAGAAAGACGCTATCTATGCCAAGCCAGACTTTTCGGAAGAGGACGGTATTAAGGCGTCTGAGCTTGAAGCTGAGTTCGCTGAGATGGATGGATGGAATGCTGAGAGTGATGCGGCGGGTCTATTGAGCGGATTGGGTATCAAAGAGGACGATCATTACAAGTTGATGAAGGACTTGAATGGTAAGCAAAAAGTAAGAGTGTTGTTGGCTCAAGCTATTTTTGGTAACCCTGATATCCTTATTCTCGATGAGCCTACCAATGATTTGGACGTTGAGACGATAACTTGGTTGGAAGATTTCTTATTGGACTTCAAAAATACTGTAATTGTAGTATCTCACGACCGTCACTTCTTGGATACAGTATGTTCGCATATTGTGGATATTGATTTCAGCAAGATCAATATTCATACAGGTAATTATACATTCTGGTATGAGTCGAGTCAATTAGCGCTTAAGCAAAGAGCTGATCAAAATAAGAAGATGGAAGAGAAGAGGAAAGAGCTTCAAACTTTCATCGAAAGATTTAGCGCTAATGCTGCAAAGTCAAAGCAAGCGACTAGCCGTAGAAAGTTATTGGATAAGTTGAACTTGGATGAGATCAAGCCTTCTAGCCGTAAATACCCTGGAATAATCTTTAAGCAAGAGCGCGAAGCAGGCGATCAGATTTTAGAAGTGGAGGATCTTTCAGCTTCATTGGATGGAGTCAAATTATTTGACAAGGTTGAATTCAGATTGAATAAAGGAGACAAGGTTGGTTTGATTTCCAAGAATAAATTGGCGGTGTCGGCTCTTTATGAAATTCTTAATGGAAGACAAGAAGCTGAAACAGGTTACTATAAATGGGGACAGACGATTACTCATTCTTATTTGCCTGTTGACAACTCAGAGTATTTTGAGGGGGTTGATGATAATTTGATCGATTGGCTGAGACAGTATTCTGAAGAGAAGGATGAGGCGTTTGTGCGTGGATTTTTAGGAAGAATGCTTTTCACTGGAGAAGAAACATTGAAAAGCGCTCAAGTGCTTTCGGGAGGAGAAAAAGTGAGATGCATGGTGTCTAAGATGATGCTTCAGTCTCCAAATTTCTTGATGCTTGATGAGCCTACAAACCACTTGGATTTGGAATCTATTACAGCATTTAATAACTCGCTGAAAGATTATGATGGTTCGTTGATTATTTCATCTCATGACCATGAGTTCATGCAGACTGTTGCCAATAGAATCATTGAGCTAACTCCTAATGGTATCATTGACAAGCATATGAGTTATGACGATTATATCGCTGATTCGGAAGTTCAGTCAAGAAGAGAGGCAATGTATAAATAA
- a CDS encoding multidrug efflux RND transporter permease subunit, translated as MNSEFFIDRPIFSIVLSIIIVLLGVMAIFLLPIAQYPDITPPVVKISTSYPGANAKVVSEALATPIEQELNGTPNMIYMDSRSTNTGGLNINITFKVGTDPDIAAIEVQNRVKRTESRLPAEVVQNGINIEKQSPSRLMTVCLQSNEPKYDEIYLSNFATINVLDALKRIPGVGRVSNVGSRYYGMRIWVQPDKLASYGLTIKDLQSAIKDQNRESAAGELGIPPINNVDVALPITAEGRLEDAEEFENIIVKAYEDGSIIRVRDVARVELAASNYRNNSELDGQNAAMLDIFLLPDANAIEVSEQIKEKMNEISKNFPEGIVHSIPFDTTIYISESIEEVYKTLFEALVLVVLVVYLSLQSWRSTLVPTIAVPISLIGTFAVMLAFGFSINMLTLLGLILAIGIVVDDAIVVVENVERLMEEEKLSPYAASHKAMKELSGAIVATSLVLAAVFLPVSFLEGITGRLFQQFSITIAVSVLISTVVALTLSPALCAIILKPREPNQNIVFRSINQWVEKSNNKYTDFVKGILARKKHTLTSFFVIIVLIVLLGSKIPTSFIPVEDQGFFNIELALPKGATLERTSKVADRAIKYLTKHPAIAHVQSIKGSSNQVGTNESRALFIVILKPWEERKDDNWTVQKVMEDCESEFYNYPEAIAYISLPPVIPGLGNSGGFEFQLQDKTGNSWDNLVNATDTLMKHAQLQKALSGVSNNMQTGIPQLYFDLDRDRAKLLGTPLADIFSTMKAFLGSVYVNDFNKFNRIYRVFLQADQEYREHPSDLQWFHVKANNGTMIPLTALGTTNYTTGPGSIDRFNLFTSTTISGTPGNGYSSGQAMDALETLAEDVLPENIGFEWSGLSYQEKEAEGQMGPILTIVLLFVFLFLAAQYESWLIPIAVLLSLPIAVLGAFVGIWFRGLENDIYFQIGLVTLIGLSAKNAILIVEFAKEKQLEGYSPAHAAVEAVKLRFRPIVMTSFAFILGMIPLVLASGAGSASRHSIGTGVFVGMIASTLIGIVFIPFFYVLINDAKEKLSGLFKAKPKDDES; from the coding sequence ATGAATTCTGAATTTTTCATTGACAGACCCATCTTCTCAATAGTGCTATCGATTATCATAGTGCTTTTGGGAGTCATGGCGATCTTCCTGTTGCCTATCGCTCAATACCCGGACATTACCCCTCCAGTAGTGAAAATAAGCACTTCATATCCTGGAGCTAATGCCAAAGTGGTGTCAGAAGCCCTAGCGACTCCTATTGAACAGGAGCTCAACGGAACGCCTAATATGATCTACATGGACTCCAGAAGCACTAACACTGGAGGATTGAATATTAATATCACATTCAAAGTTGGAACTGATCCGGACATAGCCGCCATTGAAGTTCAAAACAGAGTGAAAAGAACCGAATCGCGCCTTCCCGCCGAAGTAGTGCAAAATGGGATCAACATCGAAAAACAATCGCCAAGCAGATTGATGACAGTTTGTCTCCAATCAAATGAGCCAAAATACGATGAAATATATCTAAGTAACTTCGCTACCATCAATGTGCTGGATGCCCTTAAAAGGATACCGGGAGTAGGAAGAGTTTCTAATGTTGGTTCTAGATACTATGGCATGAGAATCTGGGTTCAACCGGACAAGCTAGCCTCTTATGGGCTTACTATCAAAGATTTGCAAAGTGCCATCAAAGACCAAAACAGAGAATCAGCGGCTGGAGAGCTTGGTATTCCACCGATCAATAATGTTGATGTCGCTTTGCCGATTACGGCTGAAGGACGGCTTGAAGATGCCGAAGAATTCGAAAACATCATAGTGAAAGCTTATGAAGATGGTTCTATAATCAGAGTTCGAGATGTAGCCAGAGTAGAATTAGCCGCATCAAACTATAGAAACAACTCTGAGCTGGACGGACAAAATGCAGCCATGCTGGATATCTTTTTATTGCCGGATGCCAATGCCATCGAAGTGTCCGAACAGATCAAAGAAAAGATGAATGAGATCAGCAAGAATTTCCCGGAGGGCATTGTACACTCCATTCCATTCGACACGACTATATATATTTCCGAATCCATTGAGGAAGTATACAAAACTCTTTTTGAAGCTTTAGTGCTAGTTGTATTGGTTGTATACCTTTCATTGCAAAGCTGGAGATCAACATTAGTGCCTACGATTGCGGTGCCTATTTCATTGATAGGAACTTTCGCCGTCATGTTAGCATTTGGATTCTCAATCAACATGCTTACCCTATTGGGGCTAATTCTAGCCATTGGTATTGTAGTCGACGACGCCATTGTGGTAGTGGAAAATGTAGAGCGACTTATGGAAGAAGAAAAACTTTCACCTTATGCCGCTTCCCATAAAGCTATGAAAGAACTTTCAGGAGCTATTGTGGCTACTTCACTTGTGCTTGCCGCTGTATTTCTTCCAGTAAGTTTTCTAGAAGGAATTACCGGCAGACTATTTCAGCAGTTTTCCATTACTATTGCTGTATCCGTATTGATCTCAACAGTAGTTGCATTGACTTTAAGCCCTGCTTTATGCGCGATCATATTAAAGCCAAGAGAACCTAATCAAAACATCGTCTTCAGAAGCATTAACCAATGGGTTGAAAAAAGCAATAATAAATACACCGATTTTGTCAAAGGCATTTTAGCCAGAAAGAAGCATACACTGACTAGTTTCTTTGTCATAATTGTTTTAATCGTGTTGCTTGGAAGTAAAATACCTACAAGTTTTATCCCTGTGGAAGATCAAGGTTTTTTCAATATTGAACTTGCTTTGCCTAAAGGCGCTACTTTGGAACGAACCAGCAAAGTAGCTGACAGGGCGATCAAATACTTAACCAAGCACCCTGCGATAGCGCATGTCCAAAGCATCAAAGGTTCCAGCAACCAAGTTGGGACCAACGAATCGAGAGCCTTGTTTATCGTGATCCTTAAGCCATGGGAAGAACGAAAAGACGACAACTGGACAGTCCAAAAAGTGATGGAAGATTGCGAAAGTGAATTTTACAACTATCCTGAGGCTATTGCTTACATATCTCTTCCTCCAGTGATTCCCGGCTTGGGTAATTCAGGCGGCTTTGAATTCCAGCTTCAAGATAAAACCGGCAACAGCTGGGATAATTTAGTTAATGCCACTGACACATTGATGAAGCATGCTCAATTGCAAAAAGCGCTTTCCGGCGTCTCTAATAATATGCAAACAGGTATCCCTCAATTGTACTTTGACTTGGACAGGGATAGGGCTAAATTATTGGGAACTCCATTAGCTGATATTTTCTCCACGATGAAGGCTTTTTTAGGCTCCGTATATGTTAATGATTTCAATAAATTCAATCGTATATACAGAGTATTCCTTCAAGCTGATCAAGAATACCGGGAGCATCCTTCCGACCTCCAATGGTTTCATGTAAAAGCCAATAATGGCACCATGATCCCCTTGACAGCTTTAGGAACGACTAATTATACAACTGGACCGGGATCTATCGACCGATTCAACCTATTTACTTCCACTACTATAAGCGGAACCCCTGGCAACGGGTATAGCTCAGGTCAAGCAATGGATGCGCTTGAAACATTAGCGGAAGATGTATTGCCGGAAAATATTGGGTTTGAATGGAGCGGCCTTTCCTATCAAGAAAAAGAAGCCGAAGGCCAAATGGGACCAATACTGACTATTGTTCTACTTTTCGTCTTTTTATTCCTTGCAGCCCAATATGAAAGCTGGCTTATTCCTATCGCAGTATTGCTTTCATTGCCGATTGCCGTGCTTGGAGCTTTTGTAGGCATATGGTTCAGAGGACTCGAAAATGATATATATTTTCAAATTGGATTGGTGACACTAATCGGACTATCCGCAAAAAATGCCATCCTTATCGTTGAGTTCGCCAAAGAAAAGCAATTGGAAGGCTACTCTCCTGCGCATGCGGCTGTGGAAGCGGTAAAACTTAGGTTCAGACCTATTGTGATGACTTCTTTCGCATTCATATTAGGCATGATCCCATTGGTTCTTGCCAGCGGAGCAGGCTCTGCCAGCAGACACTCCATTGGCACTGGAGTTTTTGTTGGAATGATTGCCTCCACATTAATAGGTATCGTTTTCATCCCATTCTTCTATGTTCTTATCAATGATGCAAAGGAGAAACTCTCAGGATTATTCAAAGCCAAACCTAAAGACGACGAATCATGA